The DNA region ttgacatttaaatatgtagaaattttttatatgaaaaattattcttacATTGGATGCATTGTGGAAGCTTGAAGTTGTCTGTTGGAATTATTGTTATGATGTTGAATTGTAACAACACTCTCTTCAGaaatttgtgaaaatatttttcgataaGCTGTTCTGTAGAGTTTATTTGTACTCACGTAAATAAATGGATTTATTACAACAGAAGCCCATGATGTTATTGAATCACCAACATGAAAAATTGGATAATTTTCCTCATAGTCAATTGTATTTACCAAAAATGTTGGCAAAAAACATGCCaaaaatccaataaatattgtaaacatTAGCTTTGTAATTCTTGTTTCTTGACTGTCTGTTTTACTTGAGACTGCTGCTGTTGTTCTAGTTTGAGTTGGTGAATgtgataacatttttttacgACTTTCTTcgattttttgataaatgcgATAATAGGAAAAACTAATAACAGaacaaggtaaaaaaaatccaacgataattaatattgtttttggaCTTGCAAAATCACCATCTTTTTCCAATATTTCACAAATCATTGTTTTCTTATCGAGACCAAAAGTACCccatatttcaaatattgttgGTAAAAGTAGTGAATAACTAAATATCCAAATTGATGcgagcattattattatatttttagtagtataaattttattgtgaatTGCTGGTTTGACTATCAAAATGTAtctgaacgaaaaaaaaaatgaaaaaaaagaattgaattaaatttttttataagtaattagcttttagtaatttttcaaaCCTATTGATTGCAATTGCCATGAGACTGAATAATGACACACTGAAATTTCCATAAAACAACATTGGAGATATTTTACACAAAATACCATCAATTACGTCACTTGTCAAAAAATCAATTGCCAATGATGGCATACATATTGTTGACAGCATTAAATcagatattgttaaattaataataaatattgttgttggttGTCgacgtaattttttatattttgcaaaTGCAATAACAGTTAATCCAttacctgaaaaataaaatcattgtttattttaaatgtcgatctaattaataaataattgtttttcttttttttttttctttgcttttACCTAAAGTaccaataatacaaaataaaatagcaaacGATGCTGCAATAATTGCGATATATTGAGGATatgatttttcattgtcatcaCCATTCATCAACACACttgaattcatttttatttgaatcaagttttcacaaaatattgatgtaaaattgataaaaaaaaaattaaataaaatattataacactTTACACTGTTAACACTTGTAAGTCAATttcttctaatttatttttcaatgtcgaGTGGATCACTGTTCTAACTCGActaacaaattatattttttaaatatatttttttttcttatctttgGTTTTTCCACTGTGGGGATatagaatgaaataaaaaaaaaaacaactacgACGTATATTTGATTCGATAATATCACctcaattatcaaaaataatatgaccAAGATAATCTCAGTTCTATTAAATtgaacattaattttattgaagtgAAGATCATTGATAAAGATTTTTATTGGtagataattattacaattaacaaatcaagtaatattaaacaactttattatatcaataaaaatattaatttatgccATATTTACAAGTGGAGGTTGACATCAGTAGTCAAGCTTTATCgtttgggttttttttatttctttaaataaacaaatataaacaagTTTAGAAATAAGAATTAgggcatgaggttgatggagaaattactccgccatcaatcccatgccggaataatttctccgccattactcctgccggagtaatttctccggaaatgggccaaaaacggagaaatgccggagtaatgctggaataatatttccaccagggcaGTTAATCATATGTTTTAGCGAATCTTTCACATCTATGTTTGATGGGACCCTGGGCCATTGTTTTCCGaccgtttatatatatttgcatgCGTGTCTGATCACATCTGGTAAATCTGAATTTACCGTTTCCCGAACCATAAGagtatatttttgtgtttttccatcatattttttaattgtcaaataacccgcttgaaataaaaatgacttgAATGACATTTTCTCATACTCCCCATGGTACGTGAGGTCAAAATTATCagcaaaaaatgatgaatttttaataacggCCAGCATACTTTGAATGTCAGTAAATGAACTGTTGTGTTCACTTAAACTTCTTCCCTCCCAATAtgaacagattttttttttttttaaagcatttTTTATAGACCATGGATTATAGACAGTCTCAACATTTCTCTCGGAAAATTTGtatccattattatttatctggtCTTTAAAAATTGACGTCAATTTCGAGTGAAACCACAAATTGCATTGACATTTTCCTCATTTGTGATATCAATCAAGTTGTTAGCTGCATGGAAAATATCAGCCATCCCAAATCTGGTATCCCCCGTAACTAGCACCATTTGTTTGCTGATTcctatatggtttttttttatactggcAAAAAAAAGCGTCATTACATGAATGATGTCAtcttttattttgcaattgtAAAATGGGAAGTCGTACTCATCAATGAAAACTACAATGTTTGGTTCATACTCGTTTTCCAAATCTACAGCTCCGTTGAATAAATCAAGTAATAAAGTccgaatattattttcattcttatcataattgatgttttatttttcgtaattgtattttatttcgttTGTTGAATTATAAGGAAACTGCAAGAGCCGGTTTCGattaagtattttaaataattcgtCTTGTCAACGTAGTAACCACTGTCGATTACgtctttaatattttgacatcCAATAAGTTTATCaaactaaaatgtaaatttaataaattgtcagTAAATGGATAtttcaaaacaaattaaattattattattattattattattagtattattatcttacatttttttctacaatgcTGTTATTCATTTGCCCATCatcttttgatttttgaaataatccATTTttaagttgataaataaatttgtttaggTTTAAGTctggaaaaaataatcattcataTATTCCTTTTTGGTAACCCTAGAGAAAATGATTTCTCCGACTTTCTTCGATTTTTCTCCGATTTTCTCCGATATTTTTCCGTTTCCCTCCgatatttttcagtttttttccgatatttctccgattttctcCGCATTATTCCGATTTTCTCcacatattattaaataaaaatttcgaagaaaaatcggagtaaaacaaaaaaccattttttccgattacttttttataaattttaatacttacaTTGTTGACGTGTCTGATTTTGaacattttataaacttttatttaaattattttaaaaataattatatctatAACAATTTTATCGAAATCAATGAAGAAAACTTGTGCGAACGCCCCCCAAAGCTAAAGCAAAATACTGCTAGATGTCATTACTGCCTATTTTTCCAGTCATGTGTTTTTGAgctgttgttattatttatattatttgttatgaCTTATGACGTTTGCAATATTGttgatcaacaaaaataattccaaacattgtagtattattataaacaataacaatcttgcataaaaacaataaacaatgtcATCGTGGATAACAATAACTCCCAGgttagtaaacaaaaaaaagaaacattaatttatcaaaaacatttatttaaatgattaataattatttttattagactAGAGCAAGGACTGGAAATTGTCGAAAAAATAGACAGTGGAAAATTTcgtatttttgtaaataaaatttgccagagtttttattcatcaacaactggtaaaattttcaacactgaggaagaagaaaaattacaaacttcattaaaaattgatcaagatgaattaaatttactcaTTGATACAGTTACATTGATTTATTCACAAGCTGCATTTAATACTGTCAAACCAGGAGTCATGGAATCTTTCATgaaatcatcattttcaatatCTCATGATAAAATCacaatatttgttaattcatGGATGACTCAtgctaaaaatatcattgacaatttaaaaaagaaatcaatttTTCCAACACAAGTAAGTTTACTGAATATTATTTGACCTTACAacacaacaacagcaacaacaacttatttattttcagttaGAAGACGTCAATTGGTCATTAAATGTCCAAGCATCAACATCTGATGATCCAAATGTATCCAAACCAGTTGCTCTAATTCAACTTGGACTAAGAAATGCTGATAAAAAAGAACGAGTTACAGtggaatttgataaaaaaagtcTAACAGAACTTTATCAAGGACTggaaaaaatacaacaacaacttgatgctataaaataataatcatcatcaatacaTGTTGAGTAATACTTttgttcattaaaatatatatttatattacaaaaaaaaaaaacaatactgaaatatttatgataaattgaaCGTTGACATTGGAAGAGGAGGATGCTGATCAGTGTCATGAAATACTTGATTTGTATGAGTCTGTGATTGAttgttatcatcattatcatttgattttgtttctatttttgatACTCTTCTTGATCGTGAATTTTGTGAGCTTCTATGTTTGTCTCGTTGATGATGCTGCTCAAATGGTATTGTCTCAAGCATATGTAACTCAGTTCTATCAAATAATTTGCCTCGAAAAACAACAAGTACCACCACgagtatcataaaaaaaagtacaattaTCGTTGCTGCTCCAACAGCCCATGCTAGTAACTTGtcttctaaaaattaaaacatcaaattatctttttttttttaaattggttattcaagtttttcaaCTTACCATTTGAATTATCTCGCAATACTACTGATATATTTCTTATTTCAATCagtccatcatcatcatcaatgatAAAACGACAAATCCAATTACCAAAATCACTTTGACGtggtataaattttaaagtacACATTCCATTTGTGTAATTCATGAAAAATTCTTctctaaaaaaatgtatttttcattgatataattgagtatgatgttgataattaaaatttgtagttAAACGAGTCACCTTGTGATTGAAgctgattcatttttaatacttcTATCAATACCATCATGTATCCACTGGCATTTAAGGTCAGCTGGAGTTTCATGATCATGCTGAGGATCAAGTGTACATGCTAAAGTAACTCTTCTATGTACATCTGTCCACATTACTATtgctatttaaatattaatttataaaattaatttgtttctttattaattattattttacatgcAAACATTGCTTACCCATATTAACACACGAGCtgactattttataaattttttgccaACTATGTAGTCACTGATGCGTGCAAACACATTGCatgataatcattttttaaatatgtttaagCATGATAACTGAAGTGCAATTACcctgttgaattaatttttcttttgttccaCATTGATAAAATGATAACAGGTAATGGTAGCATGAGcgaaatagaaagaaaaaaaaaaataaataactgctgatgatttatttttaaaatttatttatattaaattactttgaatattctttttttttttttttttaaatcaacacaaTTATCtagataataacaataatttgttttatttttttttattattgattaagtattttttcttATGTTTTCTatcgttttaaataattaatttatagttAATCAacaaatgtcaaataaataatagtaacaaGGCAATgaatacatgaatatttttttgttttcctttGACTCGTGTGTTGCACAATgaaaaacacaataaaaaaaaaaaaaaacagtgtaaataataatagcacaCAGATAAATAGGTGcgacaataataattgatgtgCAATGAATATACACGAGTTCATGCACAAAGAATGaccttgaaaaaattgatagaaaaaaaaaaaaaaaataagcacaaaagaaaaattaaacaaatgacattttaaattaacataacaattaaatgcaatttaattattgtacaTAAACAATagtgtaaattattataataataattattctatttcttaatttaaaaactctttttttacttttttttttttctgagcttattttaaattaaatctaatgagcaatgtttttttatgGACGATCAAAAGAAAGAAGTTTaaagaaagaagaaaatataaaatatataacaaattacACAAAGAGCCATCATGTCGATTTGtttgaagaaaaacaaaaagaaaaaaataatttacaatttgttcACTTCCACCACCAGTGCtgacatttttttactttgtaattttcattttatttatttaatttttttttttttttgtgttcagGAATCATTTGTACCTGGTTCTAGTAGACTTAATTTTGCTGGTGATGcatttgtataattttcttttccatGTACTTTGGCACCACACGTCCAAAGACCTTCTTGTTCAGCAAGTGCATGACTTAATCTAACACTGCAATCACGTGCCTCAGGACCAACTGCTGGAAATTGTTTAACAACAACAGTTGTATTTGAATTAACTGGTGTCAATGACCATCTGCATTGCTCAACTGATAATGTTGTTACACATCTTAGTGATACACTTCCACCAGATGCTATTTGTATGTCCTGTGATAATtcagaaaattcaattttttctaaaacaaaaaacaacaaaaacaattatacatcaaatgaaagaaagatataaattattattaagttattcatcaattatttatttaccttgatCATCAGATACAATGAGTTTAATTGATGGTGATGTTAATACTGTGTTTGATGATGTTATTGTCACTCGACATGACCAGTAGCCttgattttcaatttgtatatGACTAAAATCAAGACTACAATTTTTaccatttgttgttgttgtaaattcACGTACAATTGTTGCTTCAATATCAACAGTTAATGGTCGCCAAAGCCAAGTACAAATATCAACTTTTCCATTTACCAAACATTTAAGTGTTTCTGGTGTATTAACAAGTGCTGATTTATTTTCTGATATTTCTACAAAACTAAGTTTGCctgtaacaattaaaaatcatatatattttgtattttttttcattatataataatttacctgaTGGTAATAGTGTTAATTTAGCTGGTGGTGCTTCATGAAGATGTCCACTTGTTGTTAATCTAACACCACAAGTCCAAAGACCCTCCTCTTCAtacaatacatttttaaatctaaCTGAACAATCATGTTCATTATCATTGTTTGgcacaaattttttgataactgTTGGTTCTCTACTTGAATTAATTGGCTTCCAAGACCATTCACACTGAATTACTGGTTTATCCACAAGGCATTTCAACAATGCTGATTCACCAACTGATGTTTGTATACCACTTGATAATTGCACAAATTCCactgtaatttaataaaataaataaaatacaatttattttacaacttgaaataataataataataaaataaataccttCTGATACTAAAAAACGTATGGGATGTGTTTtagtaaaaatatcattttgatTAATACGTGCACCACATGTCCAAAGACCCTCTTGTTCacttaatacatttttaaatttaagactACAATCAGTACTATCAATTCCAAatgatggaaattttttaacttctaAATTCCATATTTCAGATTGATTAAACATTCTCCATGACCATTGACATTCTTTGACTGTTTTTTCAGTACGACATATTATTTCAGATGATGAACCACCAGGTGCTTCTGTTGCATTTTCAGTTTTAATAAATGTCACTGAAACttctgtttaattttaaaatgaaataaaaaaaacaattaatttatcatcataaaaaataaaaggcaaagataatatagataaatttaaaaataataataatttctaaccAGGCTTTTCAATGATACTAAGCATTGCTGGTTCAGTACTGACAAATGATTGATCAATTGATTTTCTAGCAGCACAAGTCCAATATCCCATTTGTTCATGTTGTGTATCAGTAAATCTAACTgaacaatcattattattattaccaaatGCAGGAAACAATCTAACTGGTAATGATTGTGTTGTTTGTTGTGTTGGTTGTGATACAGTGTCAATGActgttgttgtcgttgttgaTGTATCATTAATTGTCTCCATTGGATTAATATCAGGAAGGGGAAGATGAACTGGCGG from Aphidius gifuensis isolate YNYX2018 linkage group LG5, ASM1490517v1, whole genome shotgun sequence includes:
- the LOC122856569 gene encoding protein trapped in endoderm-1-like, which translates into the protein MNSSVLMNGDDNEKSYPQYIAIIAASFAILFCIIGTLGNGLTVIAFAKYKKLRRQPTTIFIINLTISDLMLSTICMPSLAIDFLTSDVIDGILCKISPMLFYGNFSVSLFSLMAIAINRYILIVKPAIHNKIYTTKNIIIMLASIWIFSYSLLLPTIFEIWGTFGLDKKTMICEILEKDGDFASPKTILIIVGFFLPCSVISFSYYRIYQKIEESRKKMLSHSPTQTRTTAAVSSKTDSQETRITKLMFTIFIGFLACFLPTFLVNTIDYEENYPIFHVGDSITSWASVVINPFIYVSTNKLYRTAYRKIFSQISEESVVTIQHHNNNSNRQLQASTMHPMTSSTENNSSYDSAPSSPSPQGGG
- the LOC122858495 gene encoding COMM domain-containing protein 10-like, translating into MSSWITITPRLEQGLEIVEKIDSGKFRIFVNKICQSFYSSTTGKIFNTEEEEKLQTSLKIDQDELNLLIDTVTLIYSQAAFNTVKPGVMESFMKSSFSISHDKITIFVNSWMTHAKNIIDNLKKKSIFPTQLEDVNWSLNVQASTSDDPNVSKPVALIQLGLRNADKKERVTVEFDKKSLTELYQGLEKIQQQLDAIK
- the LOC122858496 gene encoding uncharacterized protein LOC122858496, whose protein sequence is MTFHDPASIESGCVNTRGRNHETHKREMYLNNFLFWVTVLGLQTLCTAVPDDVSSFNLTEINLSLNKSINSIKKNNETILLSSLINDTSINTVKFLDVPKHTSATLGKSVLLECRTSEPVIDCQWSWRPLPPVHLPLPDINPMETINDTSTTTTTVIDTVSQPTQQTTQSLPVRLFPAFGNNNNDCSVRFTDTQHEQMGYWTCAARKSIDQSFVSTEPAMLSIIEKPEVSVTFIKTENATEAPGGSSSEIICRTEKTVKECQWSWRMFNQSEIWNLEVKKFPSFGIDSTDCSLKFKNVLSEQEGLWTCGARINQNDIFTKTHPIRFLVSEVEFVQLSSGIQTSVGESALLKCLVDKPVIQCEWSWKPINSSREPTVIKKFVPNNDNEHDCSVRFKNVLYEEEGLWTCGVRLTTSGHLHEAPPAKLTLLPSGKLSFVEISENKSALVNTPETLKCLVNGKVDICTWLWRPLTVDIEATIVREFTTTTNGKNCSLDFSHIQIENQGYWSCRVTITSSNTVLTSPSIKLIVSDDQEKIEFSELSQDIQIASGGSVSLRCVTTLSVEQCRWSLTPVNSNTTVVVKQFPAVGPEARDCSVRLSHALAEQEGLWTCGAKVHGKENYTNASPAKLSLLEPAIVMWTDVHRRVTLACTLDPQHDHETPADLKCQWIHDGIDRSIKNESASITREEFFMNYTNGMCTLKFIPRQSDFGNWICRFIIDDDDGLIEIRNISVVLRDNSNEDKLLAWAVGAATIIVLFFMILVVVLVVFRGKLFDRTELHMLETIPFEQHHQRDKHRSSQNSRSRRVSKIETKSNDNDDNNQSQTHTNQVFHDTDQHPPLPMSTFNLS